In a single window of the Patescibacteria group bacterium genome:
- a CDS encoding decaprenyl-phosphate phosphoribosyltransferase produces the protein MTLIKTIRFILISARPSQWLKNVILFGAAFLAGNLFDPQTFLRVTAGFVVFCIVSSAMYIFNDVMDREKDRLHPVKKHRPIASGKLSPIIALISCVIFLAIAFPLSFKLSHYFFLVVFAYVVLQLAYSSFLRDVIIIDALTIALGFIFRVFAGALVVPVSISSWLVLTTIGLSLLMAFGKRRSERTLLEVQGQTFDARAALRDYPDTLLDSAISTFSAFTILSYSLFAFQTSPTASAFQELLPSILAKPKWMLLTVPVVIYGVTRYLYVIYEKKEGESPAEVLLSDVPLLLSVLCWALAVWVIVYVLGGNDLF, from the coding sequence ATGACCTTAATAAAAACCATACGTTTTATTTTAATATCAGCTCGGCCAAGTCAGTGGCTCAAAAATGTTATTCTTTTTGGTGCTGCATTTCTTGCTGGTAATTTGTTTGATCCACAAACTTTTTTGCGAGTAACAGCCGGTTTTGTTGTGTTTTGTATAGTGTCGTCGGCAATGTATATTTTTAATGATGTAATGGATAGAGAAAAGGATCGACTGCATCCTGTAAAGAAGCACCGCCCTATTGCTAGTGGGAAGCTTTCTCCAATTATAGCTCTAATCAGTTGTGTAATTTTCTTAGCTATTGCTTTTCCCTTATCTTTTAAATTATCGCACTATTTCTTTCTTGTCGTCTTTGCTTACGTGGTTTTACAGCTTGCTTATAGTAGTTTTTTGCGGGACGTTATAATTATTGATGCACTTACCATCGCGCTAGGTTTTATCTTTCGAGTTTTTGCAGGTGCTTTGGTAGTTCCTGTCTCAATATCTTCGTGGTTGGTTCTAACTACTATTGGGTTGTCTCTTCTTATGGCTTTTGGGAAGAGGAGATCTGAAAGGACCTTGTTGGAAGTACAAGGGCAAACCTTTGATGCTAGAGCAGCGTTGAGGGATTACCCTGATACTTTGCTAGATTCCGCTATTTCCACTTTTTCTGCATTTACAATCTTGTCTTACTCGCTTTTTGCTTTTCAAACATCACCTACTGCTAGTGCTTTCCAAGAGTTATTACCTTCCATTTTGGCCAAGCCCAAGTGGATGTTGCTGACTGTACCTGTTGTAATTTATGGTGTAACACGGTATTTGTACGTAATTTATGAAAAGAAAGAGGGAGAATCTCCGGCAGAAGTCTTGCTTTCGGACGTACCCTTACTCTTATCAGTTTTATGTTGGGCGTTAGCAGTTTGGGTTATTGTATATGTTTTGGGAGGTAATGACTTGTTTTAG